The segment GCTGATATTTTAATTATCGTAGGAACTTCTATGCAGGTTTATCCTGCAGCTGCCCTTCTGGATTATGCTAAAGCAGATGCTGAAATATATTTCATTGATCCTAATCCTTCCCTCAGGCACCGCCAGGATATTACTGTAATAGACAAAAAAGCATCTGTGGGAGTCCCTCAACTAGTAAAAGAATTGCTTCGTGAGTAAGCTTAACGGATCCACAAAATAAAAATGCCGTGTGATTAAATAAAAATTGTTAATGACTTATCTTAGCCTTTTTAATTTAAACACCCATAAATGACACCGCTTAAAGCAATTTCACCTATTGACGGAAGATATCATCAAAAAACCCGGGAACTTATAAAATATTTTAGCGAAGAAGCCCTTATCCAATATCGGGTACGGGTGGAAATCGAATATTTTATTGCCTTATGTAAATTGCCTTTACCCCAGCTTAAAAATGTGGCAGAAGAGAGATTTGATGATCTACGGAACATCTTTAAAAATTTCACCTCTATTGATGCAGCTGCTGTAAAAGAAATTGAAAAAACAACCAATCACGATGTAAAGGCGGTTGAATATTTTATAAAACAAAAATTTGACGACCTTGAGCTTGGGGAATACAAAGAATTTATTCATTTTGGCCTTACCTCCCAGGATATTAATAATACTGCAGTACCTTTAAGTTTAAAAGAGGCTGTTACAGATGTGTATCTTCCAGGCCTTGATCAAATAATTCAGAAGTTAACAGATTTGTCAAAGGAATGGGAAAAAATTCCATTACTGGCCCGTACTCATGGACAGCCCGCCTCTCCCACCCGCTTAGGCAAAGAAATGGAAGTTTTTATAACTCGTTTGCAAATTCAAAAAACGCAATTAGAGACTGTACCTCACTCCTCAAAGTTTGGAGGAGCAACAGGAAATTATAATGCTCATAAAGTTGCTTATCCAACTATAGATTGGAGAAAATTTGGAACCGACTTTGTGGAAAAGGATCTTGGGCTTAATCATTCTTTCCCTACCACTCAAATTGAACATTACGATAATATGGCAGCCTTATTTGATAATCTTAAAAGGCTGAATACTATCCTTATCGATCTTAATCGCGATTTCTGGACATATATCTCCATGGATTACTTTAAACAGAAGATAAAAGAAGGAGAAGTGGGATCTTCTGCCATGCCTCATAAAGTTAATCCTATAGATTTTGAGAACAGCGAAGGAAATTTGGGTCTCGCTAATGCAATATTTGAACATTTATCGGCAAAATTACCTGTGAGCCGACTTCAAAGGGATCTAACGGACAGCACTGTTTTAAGAAATATTGGTGTTCCTATTGGACATACTTTAATTGCGTTTCAGTCTACCCTTAAGGGATTGAATAAGCTACTACTAAACGAAAGTAAAATTCAACAAGACCTGGAAAACAATTGGGCAGTTGTGGCAGAAGCAATTCAAACTATTTTAAGAAGGGAAGGCTATCCAAACCCTTATGAAGCATTGAAAGGACTCACGAGAACAAACGAAGCAATTAACCAGGAAAGTATTGCAAACTTTATTGAGACTTTGAGAGTAACTGAGGAAATTAAAGTGGAATTAAAATCTATCACTCCTCAAAATTATACAGGTCTTTAAAATATATTCATTCTGAAATACAAAAAGCCCGATATTTTATTACCGGGCTTTTTAATGCATAAAGAATTTCTCCTAACGTTTATTCTTTTCCATCGGTTTCTTCAATTTCCTGTGTTTCTTCTTCTGCTCCACCAGTTGAAGCAAAGATCTCTTTTACCCCAGAGAATGCCTCCAGATTTAGATCCCCTTCCTGCAG is part of the Antarcticibacterium sp. 1MA-6-2 genome and harbors:
- the purB gene encoding adenylosuccinate lyase → MTPLKAISPIDGRYHQKTRELIKYFSEEALIQYRVRVEIEYFIALCKLPLPQLKNVAEERFDDLRNIFKNFTSIDAAAVKEIEKTTNHDVKAVEYFIKQKFDDLELGEYKEFIHFGLTSQDINNTAVPLSLKEAVTDVYLPGLDQIIQKLTDLSKEWEKIPLLARTHGQPASPTRLGKEMEVFITRLQIQKTQLETVPHSSKFGGATGNYNAHKVAYPTIDWRKFGTDFVEKDLGLNHSFPTTQIEHYDNMAALFDNLKRLNTILIDLNRDFWTYISMDYFKQKIKEGEVGSSAMPHKVNPIDFENSEGNLGLANAIFEHLSAKLPVSRLQRDLTDSTVLRNIGVPIGHTLIAFQSTLKGLNKLLLNESKIQQDLENNWAVVAEAIQTILRREGYPNPYEALKGLTRTNEAINQESIANFIETLRVTEEIKVELKSITPQNYTGL